The Candidatus Cloacimonadota bacterium genome contains the following window.
AACGAATCGCCTGATAAAACTATTATTGCGAAGAAACATAAACTTCTTTGCTCCCAGGAAGGTCAGGATTTCCTGGTCGAGGAGATCAAAAAGAACGAACTTTCACATCTTGTTATAGCAGCTTGTTCCCCTCGTGATCACGATACGACCTTTATGAATGTCTGTAAAAGAGCAGAATTGAATCCTTATTTATACAAGCTGATAAATATCAGGGAACAATGTGCCTGGATCATTCCGGATAAAGATGCGGCTACGAAAAAAGCAATCCAATATATTCGTGCAGGCATCAGCCGAATTTCTTTTCAAGATCCTCTTCTGGAAAAAGAGTTGGATAGCAATCCGGATGTACTGGTGATCGGAGCTGGAATTTCCGGTCTGGAAACGAGTTTGTCTCTTGCCAGCGAAAAAAGAAAAGTTTATCTCGTGGAAAGAACTGGAGAACTCGGTGGAAAAGTAACCAAATTTGAAAAAATCCATCCATATCAGGAAACAAATCTCGATCTTATCAAACAGAAAATTCAGGCAGTTCGGGAAAATGAGAATATAGATATTTTTACGGAAACAGAAGTTGAAAAAGCAATCGGTTTTTTTGGTAATTTTGAGATCACTCTAAAGAGCATTTACGATGCTGAACAGAAAAATGAATTTAAAGTAGGAGCAGTTGTCGTAGCCACTGGTTTTGATCTATCAGATGCTGGAAAAATTCCCGGTTTTGGTTATGGAAAATTTGAAGATATTTACACTTCTCTCGAAATTGAAGAAATGAATTCCAATACTGGTAAAATCCTTTTGAAATCCGGGAAACCGCCGAAAACTGCTGCTCTTATTCACTGTGTTGGTCGAGAAGAAAAAGGATATTGTTCGCGAATTTGCTGCAATTATATGTTCAAAATTGCTCGCTACCTGAAAGACAAAATGCCTGACATCAAGATCACGGAATTCTTCAAGGATTTATGTTTACCCAACAAAGATGATCAGGAATACTTTGTTGATACTAAAAACAAAG
Protein-coding sequences here:
- a CDS encoding CoB--CoM heterodisulfide reductase iron-sulfur subunit A family protein, translated to NESPDKTIIAKKHKLLCSQEGQDFLVEEIKKNELSHLVIAACSPRDHDTTFMNVCKRAELNPYLYKLINIREQCAWIIPDKDAATKKAIQYIRAGISRISFQDPLLEKELDSNPDVLVIGAGISGLETSLSLASEKRKVYLVERTGELGGKVTKFEKIHPYQETNLDLIKQKIQAVRENENIDIFTETEVEKAIGFFGNFEITLKSIYDAEQKNEFKVGAVVVATGFDLSDAGKIPGFGYGKFEDIYTSLEIEEMNSNTGKILLKSGKPPKTAALIHCVGREEKGYCSRICCNYMFKIARYLKDKMPDIKITEFFKDLCLPNKDDQEYFVDTKNKGIDFIRYQDISVNESAKGKLIEYTKHDGQKEEIPVEMIILAPPVETAKGSNKMAELLDISLDENGFFQEAHQKLDPVATSTDGVFIVGSAQNPKNIPDSMIDAQAAGGKILTQLIPGEKLVPEVKVSEISEVFCTGCQTCLSVCSYGAIYFDEDKNISIVNEAICRGCGNCVASCPSGAAHSRHFTSLQLFQEVLEAIR